Within the Candidatus Firestonebacteria bacterium RIFOXYD2_FULL_39_29 genome, the region GTACAAATACGTATTCTTCAGACTTCCGGAAAATTTGTATATTTCGTACTGGGGAATAACCTTCAGAATTTAGCTTTTTTTAATGAGAGTGTTGCATATAAACCCTATGGGTTGGTTTATAAAATAACGAGAGAGGAAAAGGGATCTTTTTATCGTAAGGAGGTATGGCGAGATTTCAATATTAGAAATCTTGAGAATTTTAAGCCGGATGATTATCTCGAAACTGATCTCGCAAGCCAGATATATTTTATGAAGGGTGAGGAGTTATATTACAGGGGTATGATTTCTGAAGCGGACAAGGCTTATGATAGGGCTATTGAGGTGGGAAGGGATGTGGATACTTTACAGAATAATATGAATGTTGTCTTCATGCGCCCCGAGTTCAAAGGTAAGATGCTTAAATTCGCGCAGGATGTAGTTAAGAGAAATCCCTATCAGGCCGATGCGCACAGTAATATGGGAAATGCTTATATTTTATTGAATGACCCGGACAACGCTATACTTGAATATAAAAAATCTCTTGAGATAGAGCCCAAGAGCGCAGAGACCAGGCACAACATGGGTGTTGCTTACATGAAAAAGAAAGACTATGAAAATGCTGCAGGGTGTTTTAAAAGTTCGGTAGAACTCTATCCTGTGGTACCTGCTGATTTTATTAACCTGATGGATTGTTATGCTAAAATGAACAGGATAACGGAGGCGGTGAATGCGGCCGCTACCGGTGCCAGATTCCATCCAAACAGCTCTGAAATAAGAATGAGTTGCGGTAATCTGTTGCTGCGTGCAAACAGATATGAAGAAGCTCTTGAAAATTACGAATATATCGTAAAGAATATAAATGCCGGTATTCCTGAAGTCTATAATAATATAGGGGTAACACTGCTTCGGATGAAAAGAGTAGCGCAGTCTGAAGCATATTTTAAAAAAGCGGTGGAAATAAAACCCGAATATAACGAAGCAAGGAAAAACCTTAAAGACGTGAGGGAGTTTTTAAAAAACCAAAAATGATACAATATTTAAAAAAAGCAGAAAAGTTTCGAAGCCTGTCAAAATTTAAGGAAGCCGCAAAATATTACGTGCTTGCTGCGAAGAAAAATCCTTCGTATGATGCCTGTTACGGTCTGGGTGATATGTACAGGATGATAGGAGAATTCCGGAAGGCACTTTGGGCTTATAAAAAAGCATATTGGTTTATAAAAAACAATAAAGTGCCTGTGGCAAAAAGCGCAGACATTGATATGGGAGCGGGCATGGCGTTCAGAGCTCTGATGGATTACAAAAGGTCTTCCAAACTGTTTATAAATGCCCGGGAGATGTACAAATTAATAAACGACACGGAAGGTGCTGCTTATGCTTTGTGGTGCCTAGGCGGATTAAACAGAATAACGGGTGATTTGAGAGGGGCTATTAAAAATCTTGATAAATCTTTAGTTCTGTTTAAAAAATCCGGTAACAAGTCAAGTGTTGCCTATGCTCTTTGCGCCCGGGGCGGAACGCTGCGCATTATGGGACGGTTTAAAAAATCACTGACGTGTTACAGAGTTGCAAATAAATATTTTGTAAAATGCAAAGATATTTTCGGGCAGGCGTACTCAAATTGCGGGATGGGGAGCGCGGTACGGATGCTCGGCAAATACCGGCTGTCGGAGGCGCGGTACAAAAAAGCGGAAAGGCTTTATTCTTCATTTAAGGATGAAATAAATTATGCCTATGTCCTTTGGGGTCACGCGAATACTCTTCTTTGTCTAGGGAAGTTTACAGAAGCGGGGAAACTAAACAAGAAAGCAGGTGGGCTCTTTAGAAAATGGAAAGATGAGAGGGGGCTGGTTTATATTCTTCTTCAGGCAGGGGAGCTTGAACGAAACTCAGGGAGTAAAGTAAGGGCCATAAAATTCTTTAAAAGAGCCATAAGAATAAGCAGAAAACACGGCCTAAAAATAGAGGAAATTTACGGGCAAATGGGTGTTTATCTTACAACAAAGAAAGGGTTAAACCCTATACAAAAGTATGATAAATTCAATACAAAATGGTATAGTGTTTTAAAAAAGAACAGTATACTCAATTTCCCTTGATTTTTCTTCATAAAACCGCTAAAATACTTCCCTATGTTTGCGGTAGTTCTTGCCGGCGGTATGGGAAAACGGATGAAGTCCGCCCTACCCAAGGTATTGCATAAAGTCTGCGGGAAACCAATGATTTTGCATATTTTAAACCAGCTTAACTCTATGCGGGAATTAGAGAAAGCCGTGGTGGTGGTAGGCTACAAAAGGGCTTTGGTAAAAAAAGTCCTGCCGAAATGGTTAAAGACAGCAGTGCAAAAAAAGATGCTCGGGACCGGGGACGCGGTGAAAAGCGCCAGATATCATTTTGAAAAGTATGATGGAGAGGTGATGATCCTTTGCGGGGATACGCCACTTGTGAAAGCGGCAACCCTGGAAAAGGTACTTAGTACCCATAAAGAAGAGAAGAACGACGCGACCATTGTGACGACTTTTGTGAAGGACCCGACTAACTACGGACGGATCCTCAGGGATAGAAAAGGCCGGGCGGCCGGAATAGTAGAAGAAAAAAGCGCTTCGATAAAAGAAAAAAAGATAAAAGAGATCAATGCGGGTATATATTGTTTTGATTCTAAAAAATTGTGTTATGCACTGTCAAGGATAAAGAAAAACAAGTTGAAAGGTGAGTATTACCTGACGGATGCTATAGAAATCTTAAGAAAAAAAAGATTCAAGATCGGAACGGCTTTGGCAAAGGATCCGGGGGAAGTAATGGGTGTTGACGACCCTGTCCGGCTTAAGGCTGCCGAAAAATATCTTAGGGGGCATAATGCTGGTTCTAAGAAACTATAAGCTGAAAGTGTTCGGTGGAAGTGCGAATCCCGAACTGGTAACAAAGATCTGCAAGTACTTGCACACTTCGGTTGGAAAGATGGAGTTAAAAAGATTTCCCGACGGCGAAACCTGGGTAAAGATCGCCGATAATGTGAGAGGCGCTGATTGTTTTGTTGTTCAACCGACTTGCATGCCGACAAATGAAAATCTGGTGGAATTATTCTTAATGATAGATGCTTTTAAGCGGTCATCGGCCAGAAGAATTACCGTGGTAATTCCATATTATGCTTATGCGAGACAGGATAGAAAAGATCAGCCGAGAGTAGCTATTTCCGCAAAACTGATAGCGAATCTTTTAACCAGTGCCGGTGCATCCCGGATTATAGCTATGGATTTACACGCAGCACAGGTGCAGGGCTTTTTTGATATACCGGTAGATCATTTGATTGCAGAACCGGTTCTTGCAAGGGAGTTTGCGAAGAAAAAAATTCCTAATCTGGTTATTGCCGCCTCGGATATGGGCGGATCTAAGATGGCGAGAAGTTTTGCCGAACGGCTTGGTACTTCAATAGCAATCGTGGACAAGAGAAGACATCATTCTCATAAAGTGGAAGCACTTTCCCTTATAGGGGATGTTGCCGGAAAGAATGTTTTAATACCTGATGATATGATATCAACGGCCGGTACCATGGTGGAAGCAGCAAGGTTTTTGCAAAAACATGGGGCAAAGGATATCTATGCCTGCTGTACTCATCCGGTATTTTCCGGCAGTGCTTTGGAAAAAATAGAGAATTCGGTTATAAAAGAAGTTATGGTAACGGATACTATTCCTTTAACGGAACAGGCGAAGAAGATTAAAAAAATAAAAGTTATAACGGTGTCGGGAGTTCTGGGAGAGGCTATAAAGAGCATTCATAACGAGACCTCTGTAACAAAATTATTCCGTTAACAAGATAACGAAAAAAAGAGGTAGCGGTAAGCTAGACATAAAAGATATATAAAAACGGCCAGGGAAATTGGAACTATAGTAAATATCAGTGTCCACCTGAGGTGAGATCTCGTCCGCTACAATGCTTGTTGCGAGACCTCGACAAAAGGCGGAGAATCCGATAGTTTCGCAATCTGTGGAATCGTTTTAAAATAGAAAGTAGGAGGAAATATGGAGCAGGTAGAATTAAAAGCAAAAGTAAGGGACAGTAAAGGTAAAAATGCTGCCCGTCGTCAAAGAGTAAACGCGGAAATTCCTGCGGTACTTTACGGTAAAAAGGAAGAAGGAGTATCTCTCTCCCTTGTAAGTAAAGAAGTAGGAAAAGTTATTGCGACGAAGGGCCGTAACGCAATGCTTACTTTGAAGATTGACGGCAAGGCTGATGTTGCCGTGATGTTCAAAGAACTTCAGAAGCATCCGGTAACAGGCGAGATTATTCATGTAGATCTTTACAAAATTAATATGAAGGAAGCGATTATAGTTCTTGTGAAGACAAAAATATCCGGGGAAGCCCCCGGTGTTAAGCTTGGCGGTATACTGGAGCAGCCGTTAAGGCAACTTCGAATAAAGGCTTTGCCTGACAGAATTCCTGAAGCGATAGTTGTTGAAGTTTCCGGTTTGAATATTAATGATTCAATTCATGTGGAAGATTTAAAGCTTGGTGAAGGTGTCCAGGTGCTGGATAATCCGAGAGATGTAGTTGCTACTATCAGCGTAGTTAAAGAAGAAGTTGAACCGGTACCCGGTGAAGTTGCTCCTGATGCTCCGACCGGTCCTGAAGTTATCGGAGAGAAAGAACGTGAAGAAAGACGCCTTGCGGTTGAAAAAGAAAAAGAAGGTAAAGGCAAGGAAAAAGCTGAAGCGAAAGACGAAGCGAAAAAAGACGCTAAAAAATGAAACTGGTAATTGGGCTTGGCAATCCCGGCGAGAAGTACTTAAATACGCGGCATAACGCCGGCTTTCTCGTAATTGATGAGCTTGCAAACCGGCTTAGCCTCCGGGTTTCTAGGAAGGAGTGTTTTTCCTTGCTTGCAGAAAAGAAAGAAGCGGCTTACGCAAAACCGCAAACGTTCATGAATAAAAGCGGGGATGCGGTAAAGTGCATGCTTAGTAAGTTCGACAGTACCGTAAAAGACCTTGTTGTGGTTTATGATGATCTGGATCTTCCGCTTGGCAAGCTTCGAGTCCGTCACGGCGGAAGTAGCGGCGGCCACAAAGGTGTTCAGTCTATTATTGATTGCCTGGCGGATACGGGTTTTACCCGAATTCGCCTGGGTATCTCGGGTGAAGAAAAACCAAAAGCAGTTGTAGACTATGTACTTTCCCAATTTAAAAAAGAAGAAAAAGAAACTTTGCAAAATTCGCTTATTTTGGCGGCTGATGCCGTGGAGTTTCTGCTTGCCGGTAATACAGTCGAAGCCGCAATGAACAAGTATAACGGTTAAATGGCTAAAATATTTTCTATTATATTCTTAATTATTTTTCTCTCCGGTCTTTTGGCTTATATTATTGTTAACACCCCGCATGGCGTAAAAGCGGCGGCAGAAGAAAAAATAGATCCTAAAATAGAAAAATATTGTCTTGTAAATATAAATACCGCAAAAGAGATGGAACTTGATACTCTTCCCTCAATAGGGCAGTCTACTGCAAAAAGAATAATTGATTACAGAAGTAAAAACGGTAAGTTTAAGAGCATAAATGAACTAAAGAATATTAAGGGTATAGGCGAAAAAACTTTTGAAAAACTAAAAGATAGAATTAGCGCGGAGTAAGAATGCTTATAGGGGAGAACATAGCGGGGCGGAGTCCGGCAGTAAAAAAAGTATACAACCTTATCTCAAAAGTTGCGCCTACCGATTCTACCGTACTTCTGACCGGTGAGACCGGGGTTGGAAAAGGCGTATTTGCCGAAGCCATCCATAGGCTTAGCAAACGTGTTGAAGGTCCTTTTGTTTCGATAAATTGCTCTGCCATTCCGGAAGCCTTATTGGAAAGCGAACTTTTTGGATATAAAAAAGGTTCCTATACCGGGGCTACTGCCGACAGAAAAGGTCTTATGGAAGAGGCCAATAAAGGTTCAATATTCCTGGATGAGATCGGGGATATGTCGCTGTCGCTTCAGTCTAAGATGCTTCATGTGCTGGAAAACGGAGAGGTAAGGCGGCTTGGAGACAATGAATATAAAAAGATTGATGTGAGAATAATTGCTGCTACCAATAAAGATCTATGGAAGGAAATCGGTCTGGGAAAATTCAGAGAAGATCTTTTTTTTCGTATTAACGTTATACGTCTTCATATCCCGCCGCTTCGCGAGAGACGGGAAGATATTCAAATACTTATCAGGTATTTTATGGAGAAGTACAATAAAGATTACAGTAAAGACGTTATTCGTATTTCTGATGAAGTTCTTTCGGTCCTTTTAAATTATGATTATCCGGGTAATGTAAGAGAACTTGAAAATATAGTAAAGCATGCAATAATATTTTCGGAGAACGGTATTATCACCAAATCAGATCTCCCTTCCGGAATGCCGGAACCGACGCTATTAGAAGCTCCAAAAGGAGAATTATTCAAAGAGAGGAATATCCTGGGAGAAGATTTTGAAACAATAGCCTCCATGGAAAAACGCCTTATTTCTGAGACCCTGCAAAAGACAAATAACAATCACACAATTACCGCGAAAAAACTCGGAGTTTCCCGTTCCACACTCTGGAGAAAAATGAAAGAGTACGGGATTGAGAAATAATAATTACTAAGAATAAATAACTAAGCACTAAAAAGGAAGATATTTAATATAGTTCCAATGATTTTTTAATATTTCAGGGTTTATTGTTTTAAAGTTTGTTTAGTGCTTAGAATTTAGATCTTAGTGATTAATTTACTGGGGGCTTATGAAA harbors:
- a CDS encoding ribose-phosphate pyrophosphokinase (catalyzes the formation of 5-phospho-alpha-D-ribose 1-phosphate from D-ribose 5-phosphate and ATP), with translation MLVLRNYKLKVFGGSANPELVTKICKYLHTSVGKMELKRFPDGETWVKIADNVRGADCFVVQPTCMPTNENLVELFLMIDAFKRSSARRITVVIPYYAYARQDRKDQPRVAISAKLIANLLTSAGASRIIAMDLHAAQVQGFFDIPVDHLIAEPVLAREFAKKKIPNLVIAASDMGGSKMARSFAERLGTSIAIVDKRRHHSHKVEALSLIGDVAGKNVLIPDDMISTAGTMVEAARFLQKHGAKDIYACCTHPVFSGSALEKIENSVIKEVMVTDTIPLTEQAKKIKKIKVITVSGVLGEAIKSIHNETSVTKLFR
- a CDS encoding aminoacyl-tRNA hydrolase, with the protein product MKLVIGLGNPGEKYLNTRHNAGFLVIDELANRLSLRVSRKECFSLLAEKKEAAYAKPQTFMNKSGDAVKCMLSKFDSTVKDLVVVYDDLDLPLGKLRVRHGGSSGGHKGVQSIIDCLADTGFTRIRLGISGEEKPKAVVDYVLSQFKKEEKETLQNSLILAADAVEFLLAGNTVEAAMNKYNG